One part of the Mycobacterium marinum genome encodes these proteins:
- a CDS encoding acyl-CoA dehydrogenase family protein: MQLTFDADVEAFRDEFISFLDRNLPDQAAGMERPRSCSHVPEWARRWQRLLFDNGWLIPGNPPEFGGRNASLLQQYVHLQELARRRLYRSFNPQGVGIIAESLLSFGTPEQKRRWAVPILRAEMTASLGMSEPGAGSDLASLKTRAVRYRDGEGDRFVVNGQKVWTSGAHDADVLLTFVRTDPDAPKHKGISALLIPTDTSGVVRRPFASVCDHDDVDFNEVFFTDAAVPAENLVGELNGGWRVATGSLGHERTMLWLGYANLLGELATDFNPAGVLQRDRYATLVMDTQAMRLLGSATLASAARGQEDVPAQSVLKLLGSEALQRACEDALDSAGGDGLVHPSITAPIAALNLDNHYGSWFDRYARSFAGTIAGGTSEIQRNIIAERILGLPRG; the protein is encoded by the coding sequence GTGCAGCTGACCTTTGATGCCGACGTCGAGGCCTTCCGCGACGAATTCATCTCGTTTCTGGACCGGAATTTGCCCGATCAGGCGGCCGGGATGGAGCGGCCGCGGTCCTGCTCGCACGTGCCGGAGTGGGCGCGGCGGTGGCAACGCTTGTTGTTCGACAACGGGTGGTTGATCCCGGGCAATCCGCCGGAGTTCGGTGGTCGCAATGCCTCACTGCTGCAGCAGTACGTACATCTGCAGGAGTTGGCCCGGCGCCGCCTTTATCGCAGTTTCAACCCACAAGGCGTGGGCATCATTGCGGAGTCGCTGCTGTCGTTCGGAACGCCGGAGCAGAAGCGGCGCTGGGCAGTGCCGATCCTGCGGGCGGAGATGACCGCGTCGTTGGGTATGAGCGAGCCGGGCGCGGGCTCGGATCTGGCGTCGTTGAAGACGCGAGCAGTGCGCTACCGCGACGGCGAGGGGGACCGTTTTGTGGTCAATGGGCAGAAGGTGTGGACATCAGGTGCCCATGACGCCGATGTGCTGCTGACGTTCGTGCGTACCGATCCTGACGCCCCAAAGCACAAGGGAATCAGCGCTTTGCTGATTCCGACTGACACTTCCGGCGTGGTGCGGCGGCCATTCGCGTCGGTGTGCGACCACGACGATGTCGACTTCAATGAGGTGTTTTTCACCGACGCAGCGGTGCCGGCCGAGAACCTGGTGGGTGAGCTCAACGGAGGGTGGCGGGTGGCGACCGGCTCCCTTGGGCACGAACGCACGATGCTGTGGCTGGGATATGCCAACCTGTTGGGCGAATTGGCAACCGATTTCAATCCAGCGGGCGTGCTGCAACGGGATCGCTACGCCACGTTGGTGATGGATACCCAGGCGATGCGACTGCTCGGGTCCGCGACACTGGCCTCGGCGGCGCGTGGACAGGAGGATGTGCCCGCGCAGTCGGTGCTCAAGCTGCTGGGCTCGGAGGCTTTGCAGCGTGCCTGCGAAGATGCGCTCGACTCGGCAGGCGGCGACGGTCTGGTGCACCCCTCGATCACGGCACCCATCGCTGCGTTGAACCTGGACAACCACTATGGCAGCTGGTTCGACCGCTACGCGCGTAGCTTCGCCGGCACCATCGCCGGAGGCACCTCTGAAATTCAGCGCAACATCATCGCTGAACGGATACTCGGCCTGCCGCGCGGTTAG
- a CDS encoding TetR/AcrR family transcriptional regulator codes for MTNPSEEPAWKQRAVERSIKTAKLRAAQRVQRFLDAAQAIIIEKGSTDFTVQEVVDRSRQSLRSFYLQFDGKHELLLALFEDALSRSADQIRAATETHADPLERLKVAVELLYEASRPDPTAKRPLFTDFAPRLLVSHPAEVKVAHAPLVALLTELMEAAAEAGELREDLNPRRIAAMTMQTVMFIAQSSGGTDDATSHPITADEVWDFCSRGFAAS; via the coding sequence GTGACGAACCCGAGCGAAGAACCCGCCTGGAAGCAGCGCGCCGTCGAGCGGTCGATCAAGACCGCGAAACTGCGAGCGGCGCAGCGCGTTCAGCGTTTCCTGGACGCCGCACAGGCCATCATCATCGAAAAGGGCAGCACAGACTTCACCGTGCAGGAAGTCGTGGACCGGTCACGGCAGTCATTGCGCAGCTTCTACCTGCAGTTCGACGGCAAACACGAGCTATTGCTGGCGCTCTTCGAGGACGCACTGAGCCGGTCCGCCGACCAGATCCGCGCCGCCACCGAAACCCACGCGGATCCGCTGGAGCGACTGAAAGTGGCGGTCGAGCTCTTGTATGAGGCGTCGCGCCCCGACCCGACAGCCAAGCGACCACTGTTTACCGACTTCGCGCCGCGCCTGTTGGTAAGCCACCCGGCCGAGGTCAAAGTCGCGCACGCGCCGCTGGTGGCGTTGCTCACCGAGCTGATGGAGGCCGCGGCCGAGGCCGGCGAACTGCGAGAAGACCTCAACCCAAGACGGATAGCCGCCATGACCATGCAGACGGTCATGTTCATCGCGCAGTCCAGCGGCGGCACCGACGACGCGACGAGCCACCCCATCACCGCAGATGAAGTATGGGATTTCTGTTCACGCGGATTCGCCGCCTCCTAA
- a CDS encoding cytochrome P450, with protein MTVTAASDVYFDPYDVELNADPYPMFRRLREEAPLYYNAQHGFYALSRFADVDRAIVDYQTFSSARGAILEIIKANIDIPAGVLVFEDPPVHDVHRKLLSRMFTPRKINDLEPKIREFCARSLDPLMGSGRFDFVADLGAQMPMRVIGMLLGVPEEDQEAARDFATAQLRTEAGKPMKASADGMVSGDFFAHYIDWRAEHPSSDIMTELLNAEFEDETGTVRRLRRDELLTYVSVVSGAGNETTTRLIGWAGKVLAEHPDQRRALVEDPSLIPQAVEELLRYEAPAPHVARYVTRDLRYYGESVPEGSIMMMLIGAANRDHRQFPPDGDVFDIRREPHQHLTFSVGTHYCLGSALARLEGRIALEEILKRFPEWDVDLGNAKLSPTSTVRGWESLPAVFD; from the coding sequence GTGACAGTGACCGCAGCGAGTGACGTCTACTTCGACCCGTACGACGTAGAGCTCAACGCGGACCCCTACCCGATGTTCCGCCGGCTCCGCGAAGAGGCGCCGCTGTACTACAACGCGCAGCACGGCTTCTACGCGCTGAGCAGGTTCGCCGATGTCGACCGGGCCATCGTCGACTATCAAACGTTCAGTTCGGCCAGGGGGGCAATCCTCGAGATCATCAAGGCCAACATCGACATCCCCGCGGGCGTACTCGTCTTCGAGGATCCGCCGGTCCACGACGTTCACCGTAAGTTGTTGTCGCGCATGTTCACCCCGCGCAAGATCAATGATCTAGAACCCAAGATCCGCGAATTCTGCGCGCGCAGTTTGGATCCCCTGATGGGCAGCGGCAGGTTCGACTTCGTCGCCGATCTCGGCGCCCAGATGCCGATGCGCGTCATCGGCATGCTGCTGGGCGTCCCAGAGGAGGACCAGGAAGCCGCCCGCGATTTCGCCACTGCCCAGCTGCGCACCGAGGCCGGCAAACCGATGAAGGCCTCCGCCGACGGCATGGTCAGCGGCGACTTCTTCGCCCACTACATCGATTGGCGCGCCGAGCATCCCTCCAGCGACATCATGACCGAACTTCTCAACGCCGAATTCGAGGACGAGACCGGGACCGTGCGTCGACTCAGACGCGATGAACTTCTCACCTATGTCAGTGTGGTGTCCGGAGCGGGCAACGAGACCACCACCCGGCTGATCGGTTGGGCCGGCAAGGTGTTGGCTGAGCATCCAGATCAGCGCCGAGCACTGGTCGAGGACCCGTCGCTGATTCCGCAGGCGGTTGAGGAACTGCTGCGCTACGAGGCACCCGCACCACACGTGGCCCGGTACGTGACCCGCGATCTGCGGTACTACGGCGAATCGGTGCCCGAAGGCAGCATCATGATGATGCTGATCGGGGCGGCCAACCGCGATCATCGCCAATTCCCGCCGGACGGTGACGTTTTCGATATCCGGCGCGAGCCACACCAACACTTGACCTTCAGCGTCGGAACCCACTACTGCCTGGGCTCGGCGCTGGCACGGCTGGAAGGCCGGATCGCGCTCGAGGAGATCCTCAAGCGCTTCCCCGAATGGGATGTCGACCTTGGTAACGCCAAGCTCTCCCCGACCTCCACCGTACGAGGCTGGGAGAGCCTGCCGGCCGTCTTCGATTGA
- a CDS encoding mycofactocin-coupled SDR family oxidoreductase — MTEQLGGRVAGKVAFITGAARGQGRSHAVRLAQEGADIIAVDVCKPIVENTTIPASTPEDLAETADLVKGHNRRIFTAEADVRDYDALKAAVDAGVDELGRLDIIVANAGIGNGGATLDKTSEHDWQEMIDVNLSGVWKSVKAAVPHLIAGGNGGSIVLTSSVGGMKAYPHCGNYVAAKHGVVGLMRSFAVELGQHMIRVNSVHPTHVRTPMLHNEGTFKMFRPDLENPGPDDMAPICQLFHTLPIPWVEAEDISNAVLFLASDESRYITGVTLPVDAGGCLK; from the coding sequence ATGACTGAGCAGCTTGGCGGGCGGGTCGCGGGAAAAGTCGCGTTCATCACCGGAGCGGCTCGCGGCCAGGGCCGCAGCCATGCGGTACGTCTGGCGCAGGAGGGTGCCGACATCATCGCTGTCGACGTGTGTAAACCCATCGTGGAGAACACCACCATCCCGGCGTCCACCCCGGAGGACCTGGCCGAGACGGCCGATCTGGTCAAGGGACACAACCGCCGGATCTTCACCGCCGAGGCCGATGTGCGTGACTACGACGCGCTGAAAGCCGCGGTGGACGCCGGAGTGGACGAACTGGGCCGGCTGGACATCATCGTGGCCAACGCGGGCATCGGCAACGGCGGCGCCACGCTGGACAAGACCAGTGAACACGACTGGCAGGAGATGATCGACGTCAACCTGTCCGGGGTCTGGAAATCCGTCAAAGCCGCGGTGCCGCATCTGATTGCCGGGGGCAACGGGGGCTCGATCGTCTTGACCAGTTCGGTCGGCGGAATGAAGGCGTACCCGCACTGCGGCAATTACGTGGCGGCCAAGCACGGCGTCGTAGGCCTGATGCGGTCCTTTGCAGTTGAGTTGGGGCAACACATGATTCGGGTCAATTCGGTACACCCAACGCATGTCCGGACCCCCATGCTGCACAACGAGGGCACCTTCAAGATGTTTCGCCCGGACCTGGAGAATCCCGGTCCCGACGACATGGCACCGATCTGCCAGCTCTTCCACACCCTGCCGATTCCGTGGGTCGAGGCCGAAGACATCAGCAACGCCGTACTGTTCCTGGCCTCCGACGAGTCCCGCTACATAACCGGTGTCACCCTGCCCGTCGACGCAGGTGGCTGCCTGAAATAG
- a CDS encoding SDR family NAD(P)-dependent oxidoreductase, with translation MDGFAGRGAVITGGASGIGLATATEFARRGAKVVLADIDKPGLERSVEHLRGKGFDAHGVMCDVRHLSEVNHLAAESARLLGQIDVVFSNAGIVVAGPIADMTHDDWRWVIDIDLWGSIHTVEAFLPKLLEHGGHIAFTASFAGLVPNAGLGAYGVAKYGVVGLAETLSREMKDRGVGVTVLCPMVVETRLVSNSERIRGADYGLSSAPQVTGDMGSLPTQDDSLRVDELARLTADAILANRLYVLPHEGARTSIQRRFARIDRTFDEQAAEGWRH, from the coding sequence ATGGACGGATTTGCGGGACGCGGGGCGGTCATAACGGGTGGGGCGAGCGGCATCGGCTTGGCCACGGCTACCGAGTTCGCTCGGCGCGGGGCCAAGGTGGTGCTGGCCGACATCGACAAGCCGGGACTGGAGCGGTCCGTCGAACATCTGCGCGGGAAGGGTTTCGATGCGCACGGCGTGATGTGTGACGTCCGCCATCTGAGCGAGGTCAACCATCTCGCCGCCGAATCCGCCCGCCTGCTGGGGCAAATCGACGTGGTGTTCAGCAATGCCGGCATTGTCGTCGCGGGTCCGATCGCCGACATGACGCACGACGACTGGCGGTGGGTGATCGACATCGATCTGTGGGGCTCAATTCATACCGTCGAGGCGTTCCTGCCGAAGCTGCTGGAACACGGTGGACACATCGCCTTCACCGCGTCCTTTGCCGGACTGGTGCCCAACGCCGGCCTCGGCGCCTACGGCGTAGCCAAATACGGCGTCGTCGGCTTGGCCGAAACCCTCTCCCGCGAAATGAAAGACCGCGGAGTCGGGGTAACGGTGTTGTGCCCGATGGTCGTCGAGACCCGGCTGGTCTCCAACTCGGAGCGGATCCGCGGCGCGGACTACGGACTGTCATCCGCACCGCAGGTAACCGGGGACATGGGCTCCCTGCCGACACAGGACGATAGCCTGCGCGTCGACGAGCTGGCACGCCTGACGGCCGACGCCATCCTGGCCAACCGCCTCTACGTGCTGCCACACGAGGGCGCCCGCACCTCGATTCAACGCAGGTTTGCCCGCATTGACCGCACATTCGACGAGCAAGCCGCCGAAGGCTGGCGGCACTAG
- a CDS encoding SDR family NAD(P)-dependent oxidoreductase, which produces MAIDPADVLLNGRVAVVTGAGSGIGRGVAAGLAAFGASVAIWERDPQTCAQAAAEVGGLGIAIDVRSGDQVDAALQRTHAELGEVTILVNNVGGVFWSPLLQTSEKGWDALYRSNLGHVLLCTQRVARRLVASGLPGSIMAITSIEGVRAAPGYAAYAAAKAGVVNYTKTAALELAHHGIRVNAIAPDITMTEGLAQLGDAAALEHIGSLVPLGRPGDVDEIASVAVFLASDMARYVTGQTIHVDGGTHAAAGWYRDPQTGEYRLGPG; this is translated from the coding sequence ATGGCAATTGATCCCGCGGATGTCCTGCTCAACGGCCGGGTGGCGGTGGTGACCGGCGCGGGATCGGGGATTGGTCGTGGCGTCGCCGCTGGCCTTGCGGCGTTCGGTGCCTCGGTGGCGATATGGGAGCGGGACCCGCAAACCTGCGCGCAGGCCGCAGCCGAGGTTGGTGGCCTGGGCATCGCCATCGATGTACGCAGCGGCGACCAGGTGGACGCCGCCCTGCAGCGAACCCACGCCGAACTGGGCGAGGTAACCATCCTGGTCAACAACGTGGGCGGGGTGTTCTGGTCGCCGCTGCTGCAGACCAGTGAGAAGGGCTGGGATGCGCTCTACCGCAGCAACTTAGGTCATGTGCTGCTGTGTACCCAGCGGGTGGCCCGGCGGCTGGTTGCCTCGGGGCTACCGGGCAGCATCATGGCGATCACCTCGATCGAGGGAGTGCGGGCCGCGCCTGGTTACGCGGCGTACGCCGCCGCCAAGGCGGGCGTTGTCAACTACACCAAGACCGCGGCACTGGAGCTGGCGCACCACGGCATTCGGGTGAATGCGATCGCACCCGATATCACGATGACCGAGGGGCTGGCGCAGCTGGGCGACGCCGCGGCATTGGAGCACATAGGAAGTCTGGTCCCGTTGGGGCGCCCCGGTGATGTCGATGAGATAGCAAGTGTCGCGGTGTTTCTCGCCTCTGACATGGCGCGCTACGTCACCGGCCAGACAATTCACGTCGACGGTGGCACCCACGCCGCGGCGGGCTGGTACCGCGATCCGCAGACTGGCGAATACCGGCTGGGTCCGGGCTAG
- a CDS encoding CaiB/BaiF CoA-transferase family protein, translated as MEATPSAQPPLAGYRVVDLSTGIAGAYCTKLLADGGADIVKVEPPEGDPLRWWSASGTAIPEGNDGALFNFLAGSQHSVVAAPESDRDLALVEALLAAADAVVWSPGSRVAEHPRLGPQELHRRHPQLTVTSITPFGLEGPWHDRPATEFTLQAWSGAIIGLGRGLADRAPVFVGGQVGEYLAGAYASVATLASRHRRISDGWGELIDLSMLETQILSQTYYPVTYFEMLGRPWRDARRLTVPGVACAQDGLVDLGCGTAQQWFDLCAMVGHPEWIDEQSPLSITEQANLHAEEIYDWLRSHPSDEIRELATAFRIPNAPVANGANIASLDQFQARGSFVRNPRDGFLQPAHPYRISSVHLRRPGPAPRLGEHGDHYRTAELKPRPVPTPQVLTRLPLSGIRVLDLTTFWAGPSCTHLLAMLGAEVIHVESTRRPDGTRLIAGVPVTEDQWWEKSPIFVALNTNKKGVTLDLGDSRGREVLHRLITTCDVIAENFTPRVLDQLGLDFTTVQSIRSDAILLRMPGFGLDGPWRDNPAFAYVIESAAGISWMTGYPDLTPYEPYSVGDPNAGVHAANALLLALEHRRRTGRGVLVEAAMVDAALNIAAEQVIEYSAYGRLLERAGNRGPAAVPQNLYRSSDIDEFGHLDSWVAIAVSTDQHWQQLGAALGSPSWAAEPSLATAPGRRTHEDVIDDHLAAWCGQRGSDEIVATLWQAGVPVAKVMQPHRQSELAQLASRGFFEVVDHPVNGPARLSTVPMRLSGWPGRFHTEPAPLLGQHNRELLTELGLTAAEISELESDGVIGAASAMYSAT; from the coding sequence GTGGAGGCCACACCGTCAGCTCAGCCGCCCCTGGCCGGTTACCGGGTGGTGGATCTGTCCACCGGTATCGCGGGCGCATATTGCACCAAACTGCTCGCCGACGGCGGTGCTGACATCGTCAAAGTCGAGCCACCAGAGGGTGATCCGTTGCGCTGGTGGTCGGCTTCGGGCACCGCCATACCCGAGGGCAACGACGGCGCCCTGTTCAACTTCCTGGCCGGTAGCCAGCACAGCGTCGTCGCGGCACCCGAATCCGATCGCGACCTGGCGTTGGTCGAGGCGCTCCTGGCCGCCGCCGACGCGGTGGTGTGGTCGCCAGGTTCCAGAGTCGCTGAGCACCCGCGCCTTGGACCGCAAGAGCTGCACCGGCGCCATCCGCAGCTCACGGTCACGTCGATAACCCCGTTCGGGCTGGAGGGGCCCTGGCACGACCGGCCGGCGACCGAGTTCACCCTGCAGGCGTGGTCAGGCGCAATCATCGGGCTCGGACGTGGCCTCGCCGATCGCGCGCCCGTCTTCGTCGGCGGGCAAGTCGGCGAATACCTGGCCGGAGCATATGCCAGCGTGGCCACCCTGGCCTCCCGGCACCGCCGGATCAGCGATGGATGGGGAGAACTGATCGACCTATCCATGCTGGAGACCCAAATTCTCAGCCAGACTTACTATCCCGTCACCTATTTCGAAATGCTCGGCCGGCCATGGCGTGACGCTCGGCGGTTGACCGTACCGGGGGTGGCGTGTGCCCAAGACGGGCTGGTCGATCTGGGATGTGGAACCGCGCAGCAGTGGTTCGACCTGTGCGCGATGGTCGGTCACCCGGAGTGGATCGACGAGCAATCGCCGTTGTCGATCACCGAACAAGCCAACCTCCATGCCGAGGAGATCTACGACTGGCTGCGCAGCCATCCGTCCGACGAGATCCGGGAACTCGCGACGGCGTTCCGGATTCCCAACGCGCCGGTGGCCAATGGGGCCAACATCGCCTCGCTCGACCAATTTCAGGCGCGAGGTTCCTTTGTCCGCAACCCCCGCGACGGGTTCCTGCAACCGGCCCATCCGTACCGGATCAGTTCGGTGCACCTGCGCCGCCCCGGTCCGGCGCCGCGGCTCGGGGAACATGGCGACCACTACCGGACGGCCGAACTGAAGCCCAGGCCGGTACCGACGCCGCAGGTTCTGACGCGACTGCCTCTGAGTGGCATTCGCGTGCTCGACCTGACCACATTCTGGGCGGGACCGTCGTGCACGCACCTGTTGGCCATGCTCGGCGCCGAGGTGATCCACGTCGAATCGACCCGCCGTCCCGACGGTACCCGGCTGATTGCCGGCGTACCCGTGACCGAAGACCAATGGTGGGAGAAGTCGCCCATTTTCGTGGCGCTGAACACCAACAAGAAGGGTGTGACGCTGGACCTGGGGGATTCGCGGGGTCGGGAAGTGTTGCACCGGTTGATCACAACCTGTGACGTGATAGCCGAGAACTTCACTCCGCGCGTCCTGGACCAGCTGGGTCTGGATTTCACCACGGTGCAGTCGATTCGGTCTGATGCCATCCTGCTACGCATGCCTGGATTCGGCCTGGACGGACCGTGGCGCGACAATCCGGCGTTTGCTTATGTCATCGAGTCCGCGGCCGGAATAAGCTGGATGACGGGCTATCCCGACCTCACACCGTATGAGCCGTATTCGGTCGGCGATCCCAATGCGGGTGTGCATGCGGCCAATGCGCTGCTGCTGGCGCTCGAGCACCGGCGGCGCACCGGTCGGGGTGTGCTGGTGGAAGCGGCGATGGTGGACGCCGCGCTGAACATCGCTGCGGAGCAGGTCATCGAATACAGCGCGTACGGGCGGCTGCTGGAGCGCGCGGGCAACCGCGGCCCCGCCGCTGTGCCGCAAAACCTCTACCGCAGCTCTGACATCGACGAGTTCGGCCACCTGGACAGCTGGGTTGCTATTGCGGTCTCGACTGACCAGCACTGGCAGCAGCTGGGTGCTGCGCTCGGATCACCCTCTTGGGCAGCCGAACCAAGCCTGGCCACAGCGCCCGGCCGGCGGACCCACGAAGACGTCATTGACGACCATTTGGCGGCGTGGTGCGGGCAGCGGGGCAGCGACGAGATCGTGGCCACCCTATGGCAAGCCGGTGTACCGGTGGCCAAGGTGATGCAACCGCATCGGCAGTCGGAGTTGGCCCAGTTGGCTTCGCGCGGCTTCTTCGAGGTGGTGGATCATCCGGTGAACGGCCCGGCCAGGCTCAGCACGGTGCCGATGCGGCTGTCCGGTTGGCCAGGACGATTTCACACCGAACCAGCGCCCCTGTTGGGTCAGCACAACCGTGAGTTGCTGACCGAGCTGGGCCTGACCGCGGCGGAGATATCCGAGCTGGAATCTGACGGTGTTATCGGGGCGGCCTCGGCAATGTACTCGGCAACCTGA
- a CDS encoding enoyl-CoA hydratase/isomerase family protein — MPKSEPPVDKVIRYDKDPETRIATITFDRPGHLNAPTIAARLRYADLLHRASIDDEVKVLVIRGEGEDLGSGADLEEFMEVMNSPDQGPRLAEFRIGAEEVKYPPLGSFRHGASVSQWYANPNAGIRGLQDFKKISILEVKGYCYGWHFYQAADADLVISSDDALFGHPSFRYYGWGPRMWWWAQTMGIRKFQEMVFTGRAFTAAEMQDCNFLNSVVPREELEAEVAKYALACARNRPNDTVFMQKVFFEIMKQFQGEYMGSLLSGFFESMGSGVRADTDDLMLDDAIEQGLGDAVKDNDSRFPPEWRLSKKSRAKDGTGKPAKQKKKKG, encoded by the coding sequence ATGCCAAAATCGGAGCCGCCGGTGGACAAGGTGATCCGGTATGACAAGGACCCCGAGACCCGAATCGCCACCATCACCTTCGATCGCCCCGGCCATCTGAATGCGCCGACGATAGCCGCGCGACTGCGCTACGCCGATCTGCTGCACCGGGCCAGCATCGATGACGAGGTCAAGGTACTGGTGATTCGCGGCGAGGGAGAGGATCTGGGCTCGGGTGCGGATCTCGAAGAGTTCATGGAGGTGATGAACTCTCCGGATCAGGGCCCGCGGCTTGCCGAATTCCGGATCGGCGCTGAGGAGGTCAAGTATCCGCCGTTGGGCTCTTTTCGTCATGGCGCATCGGTCAGCCAGTGGTATGCCAATCCGAACGCCGGGATTCGTGGCCTGCAGGATTTCAAGAAGATCTCCATCCTGGAGGTCAAGGGTTACTGCTATGGCTGGCACTTCTATCAGGCGGCCGACGCTGATCTGGTGATCTCCAGCGATGATGCGCTCTTCGGGCATCCGTCATTCCGCTACTACGGCTGGGGTCCGCGGATGTGGTGGTGGGCGCAGACCATGGGCATCCGCAAGTTTCAGGAAATGGTCTTCACCGGAAGGGCTTTCACCGCCGCGGAGATGCAGGACTGCAACTTTCTCAACAGCGTGGTACCGCGCGAGGAACTCGAAGCCGAGGTGGCCAAGTATGCGTTGGCCTGTGCGCGCAACCGGCCTAACGACACGGTGTTCATGCAGAAGGTCTTCTTCGAAATCATGAAACAGTTCCAGGGCGAGTACATGGGCAGCCTGCTCAGTGGCTTCTTCGAGTCGATGGGCAGCGGTGTGCGGGCCGACACCGATGACCTCATGCTCGATGACGCCATCGAGCAGGGTCTGGGCGATGCGGTCAAGGACAATGACAGCCGGTTCCCACCGGAGTGGCGCCTGAGCAAGAAATCGCGGGCCAAAGACGGCACCGGCAAGCCTGCCAAGCAGAAGAAGAAAAAAGGTTAG
- a CDS encoding M24 family metallopeptidase has protein sequence MSTEVLPDNRALRCGRRQRALEQMAAHDLDLLVLGRQANVRYVSGTPQLWVAGTRPFGPTCVLVRATGAIHLLSTWDEGVPDDIPHENLYGISWNPMNTISVLERIDGAATARRVGTDALSPVFAQLLPQAFPNAELVDGELAMRAARRIKTDEEVVALRAAIAVAESGLAAAVAELRTGVGEQLLAGVLVEAVAAGGVSTPSNQDVAWVTSREHPWRRASGDRRVRSGDLVAFSAGVLAGGYIGEVGRTWPADGVAGAAPLYQRWAKLWDGLLLACQPGAGAGELLNAYRQAGEPAPPMPVARGLGMGFDPPVISAQLPATAANDRLEPGMVLAVTGYVWEAGVGAVFGREAVLVNADGPEVLTASPMWQA, from the coding sequence ATGTCGACTGAAGTACTGCCCGACAATAGAGCGCTGCGTTGTGGGCGCCGGCAACGTGCGCTCGAGCAGATGGCGGCCCACGATCTCGATCTCCTGGTTCTCGGTAGGCAGGCCAACGTCCGCTATGTCTCGGGCACTCCACAACTTTGGGTCGCCGGTACCAGGCCGTTCGGCCCCACCTGCGTCCTGGTCCGCGCGACAGGTGCCATTCATCTGCTCAGCACCTGGGATGAAGGCGTTCCCGATGACATCCCGCACGAGAACCTCTATGGCATCTCGTGGAACCCGATGAACACCATTTCGGTGCTCGAGCGCATCGACGGTGCCGCCACCGCCCGGCGGGTGGGGACCGACGCGCTGTCACCGGTCTTCGCCCAGCTGCTGCCGCAGGCATTTCCCAACGCGGAGCTGGTCGACGGCGAGCTCGCGATGCGCGCCGCCCGGCGGATCAAGACGGACGAGGAGGTGGTCGCGCTGCGGGCAGCCATCGCGGTCGCCGAGTCCGGGCTGGCCGCGGCGGTAGCCGAGCTGCGAACCGGGGTCGGTGAACAGCTGCTGGCCGGCGTGCTGGTGGAAGCGGTGGCGGCCGGCGGCGTCAGCACTCCCTCCAATCAGGATGTGGCGTGGGTGACTTCGCGCGAGCACCCGTGGCGGCGGGCCAGCGGCGATCGTCGCGTCCGGTCCGGGGACTTGGTGGCCTTCTCCGCGGGGGTCCTGGCCGGCGGATACATCGGCGAGGTGGGCCGAACCTGGCCCGCAGACGGTGTTGCGGGCGCCGCGCCGCTGTACCAACGATGGGCGAAGCTGTGGGATGGGCTGCTTTTAGCGTGCCAGCCGGGTGCGGGGGCCGGCGAATTGCTGAATGCCTACCGGCAGGCCGGAGAACCGGCGCCGCCGATGCCGGTAGCGCGGGGCCTGGGAATGGGCTTTGACCCGCCGGTCATCTCCGCCCAGCTGCCCGCGACGGCGGCCAATGACCGATTGGAGCCGGGAATGGTTCTTGCCGTGACGGGTTACGTGTGGGAGGCCGGGGTGGGCGCCGTGTTTGGCCGCGAAGCGGTGTTGGTCAACGCCGATGGACCCGAGGTGTTGACCGCCAGCCCGATGTGGCAGGCCTAG